The Comamonas sp. lk genome contains the following window.
GACTATTGCCGGCGAGTCCATAGAAGACAAGCTCAAGGCCGTGCGCGCCCAGCTGACCTCGGCTGGTGCTCCCTTTGAAGTGCAGACTACGGCCTTGCCGGACGGGCGCCTGATCGGAGCCTATCGCAATGCCTTCACCTATCTGCCCGAACTCATCAATGCCGGTCGTGCCCATGGTGCTGCCGAATTCATGGTGTATGGCGAAGAGCGCTGGAGCTTTGACCGTTTCTTTGCCGCGGTGGATGCCCTGGCCAGCCGCTTGCAAAAGCAGCAAGGCCTGAAAGCGGGCGAACGCGTGGCGATTGCCATGCGCAACCGTCCGGAGTGGCCGATTGCCTTTGCTGCCGTGGCCTTGCTGGGCGCCGTGCCCGTACCGCTGAACAGCTTCGGCCTGACCAGCGAGCTGATGTCCAATATCGAGGACACCACACCGTCCTGGCTGATCTGCGACGCGGATCGTTTTGAGCGCGTGCGCGAGAGCTTGAAGGGCAGCGCCGTCAAGGTGCTGGTGGTAGATGAGGTGGTGGCAGGCCTGGACTGGAATGCGCTGCTGGCCCCTGGCCATGATGGCTTTGATGCACCAACGCTGAACCAGGACGACACGGCTCTGATTCTGTTCACCTCGGGGGCTACCAGCCGTGCCAAGGGGGTGGAGTCCACACATCGCGCCGTGTGTCAGTCCATCTTCAATATCGACTTTATCGGTGCAGTGGCCGCCATGACTTCGCCTGAGGCCATTGCCACCATCATGGCCAAGCGTTTGCAGCCGACCACGCTGTCTGCCGTTCCGCTGTTCCATGTGAGCGGTCTGCATGCGCAAATGCTGGCGTCTTTGCGCCACGGCCGCCGCCTGATCTTCATGTACCGCTGGGATCCGCTGCTGGCCATGGACGTGATCCGCAAGGAAAAAGTCACCCAGTTCAATGGCGCACCCAGCATGGTGCAGCAGCTCATCAGCCTGCCCGGCTTTGCCGATGCCGAGAACTCCGGCAATCTGTCAGGCGTAGGTTTTGGCGGTGGCTCCCTGCATCCACGTCTGATCGATGAGGTGCTGGGCAAGTTCAGCGGCCGCATGTCGGGCATTGGCTTTGGCCTGACCGAGTCCAACGGTGTATGTGCCGGCAGCTCCGGTCGCATGTTCGAAGCCCATCCACGAGCGGCAGGCATGCTGTCGCCCATCATCGAGGTGCGTATTGCTGATCTGGATGGTTCCGCGCTGCCGGTAGGTGAGGCGGGCGAGATCTGGCTCAAGGGCGTGACCCTCATGCAAGGTTATTGGGGCGAGCAGGAGGTGACCGCCAAGGCCATGCATGAGGGCTGGTTCCGTACCGGGGATATTGGAGTGGTGGATGCCGACGGCTTTCTGACCATCGTGGACCGCATCAAGGACGTGATCAACCGCAGCGGAGAAAAAATTGCCGCCGCCGAGGTGGAGGCCTGCCTGCTGCAGCATGAGCTTCTGGAGGAGGTTGCCGTGTTTTCCATGCCGCACGAGGTGACGGGAGAACAAGTGGTGGCCGTCGTGGTCTCAAAGCCCCAGGCGCAGCTGACGGAAGAGACTTTGCGGGCGTTTGTGGCGCAGCGTCTGGCGGGCTACAAGGTGCCCAGCAAGATCGTGGTGCGCAGCGATCCGCTGCCGCGCAATCCTGCAGGAAAGATGTTGAAGGCGGCGATCCGCAAGGAGTGCGCACACCTGCTGGTTCCCGCCTAGAAACGCGCCAATGAATGCCAAGGGCGATGCAGTGATGCATCGCCCTTTTTTCATTCCGAATCTCCCTGTTTACCCTGGGCCGCACCGCGTCGATACCGGGCTTGCGGCCGCTTGCCTATGGAGTGGATTGGGGCTTGTTTTGACAGGGTCTGTCAGTAGTCTCAACAGACGATGGGAAAAAAGTCTGTAACGGCGAGTATGCGACTGCCGAGAGTGGCGCAGACCTTGTTTTTGGATGGTTCCGGCTAGAAGAGTTTTATCACCACCAAAGAACAAGACCTATAACCTAGGAGACATAGATGATGAGTGTAATGACCAAGACTCCGCTGGCTCTGACCGTGGGCTTGATCCTGGCTGGTTCGGCATTGGCGAAAGTGCCGGCCAGCGAAGCGGAGCAACTGGGCAAGGATTTGACCTGTGTGGGCGCCGTCAAGGCCGCCAACAAAGAGGGCACGATTCCTGAATTTACGGGCAAGTGGGCAGGCGCACCGGCCGGTGTGGCCCATGCGCAATCCAGCGGCAAGCATCCGGTGGACATCTATGCCGATGAAAAGCCGCTGTATGTGATCACCGCCGAAAACGTGGAGAAGTACGGCGACAAGCTCAGCCCTGGCCAGAAGGCCATGTTCCAGAAGTACCCCAAGACCATGCAGTTGCCGGTGTACAAGGGGCACCGCGACTTCCGCTACACCGATGAGGTGTGCGCGGTGGTCAAGAAAAATGCCGTGGAGTCCGAAGTGACCGACAACGGCCTGGGAGTCAAAGGCCATCTGGGTGCCATCAACTTCCCCATCCCCAAAAGCGGCATAGAAGTTATCTGGAACAACCTGCTGCCCACGCGCGCCTACAACGAAAAAATCATTCGTGACATGGGCCGCGTGCTGTCCGATGGCTCCGTCACTTACGGCCGGATGGAGAACTGGAATCTGGATATGGTCAACCGGCCAGACAACCTGGGCAAGCCGGTTGAAGGCCCCATGGCTTACTCCATGACCAAGGGCATGTTGCCAGAGCGCGAAAAAGGCGGTGTGACCAATTCGGTGGAGCCCACCAATTTCGGCA
Protein-coding sequences here:
- a CDS encoding class I adenylate-forming enzyme family protein: MTQQTIAGESIEDKLKAVRAQLTSAGAPFEVQTTALPDGRLIGAYRNAFTYLPELINAGRAHGAAEFMVYGEERWSFDRFFAAVDALASRLQKQQGLKAGERVAIAMRNRPEWPIAFAAVALLGAVPVPLNSFGLTSELMSNIEDTTPSWLICDADRFERVRESLKGSAVKVLVVDEVVAGLDWNALLAPGHDGFDAPTLNQDDTALILFTSGATSRAKGVESTHRAVCQSIFNIDFIGAVAAMTSPEAIATIMAKRLQPTTLSAVPLFHVSGLHAQMLASLRHGRRLIFMYRWDPLLAMDVIRKEKVTQFNGAPSMVQQLISLPGFADAENSGNLSGVGFGGGSLHPRLIDEVLGKFSGRMSGIGFGLTESNGVCAGSSGRMFEAHPRAAGMLSPIIEVRIADLDGSALPVGEAGEIWLKGVTLMQGYWGEQEVTAKAMHEGWFRTGDIGVVDADGFLTIVDRIKDVINRSGEKIAAAEVEACLLQHELLEEVAVFSMPHEVTGEQVVAVVVSKPQAQLTEETLRAFVAQRLAGYKVPSKIVVRSDPLPRNPAGKMLKAAIRKECAHLLVPA
- a CDS encoding DUF1329 domain-containing protein — its product is MMSVMTKTPLALTVGLILAGSALAKVPASEAEQLGKDLTCVGAVKAANKEGTIPEFTGKWAGAPAGVAHAQSSGKHPVDIYADEKPLYVITAENVEKYGDKLSPGQKAMFQKYPKTMQLPVYKGHRDFRYTDEVCAVVKKNAVESEVTDNGLGVKGHLGAINFPIPKSGIEVIWNNLLPTRAYNEKIIRDMGRVLSDGSVTYGRMENWNLDMVNRPDNLGKPVEGPMAYSMTKGMLPEREKGGVTNSVEPTNFGKDKRLAWSYDPGTRRVRQVPEYGFDQPMTGTGGKLTIDSDRLFNGSPERYNWKLIGKKEMYIPANAYKIHQATVKYADLLKQNHANPDFMRYELRRVWAVEGTLKDGYRHLYGKRVLFVDEDTGQAVASDIYDARGQLWQHALINTYYSFDIKAWHAGTSFYYDLNSGSYMAYNLFQERPLGPILNKGDLTPNMFTPEAARNAGT